The Terriglobia bacterium genomic sequence TCCGCAGTGCCAAAGCACGACTTGCGGAAGCCCTGGAACAGGCCGCTGCGGAAGCGATCTCGTCGATTACTGCCGACAACGCTGTCGCTTGGTTCCGCCACTGCGGCTACAGGGTACAGCAACCATGAATCCGCTCTAAGCCCCCACTCATACGGAAAAGGAAAGCGCGCCCAATCCTGAGCGCGCTCTTGCCAAAAGCCGAGAGCTAAAAGCGAAGAGACTCCCAGCTACATATCGAACTGCTCCTGGTGCAGCGTCGCGTCGGGTTTGATGATGATGCTCTTCCCTGCCAGTTCCTCCAGATCATTCAGCCAGCGCGCGTTGTTGGCCTTCAGTTCCTTGGCGACCTCGGGATTGACACGCAGCAGGACTTCCTGGCCGTCAAGGTGCTTCCACATCTTTTTCATCTCGGTGTAGATCTCGTTGCAGACCGTCTCCACCGACTTCACCAGCCCGGTACCGGTGCAGTACGGACACGGCGTGCCGAGGGTGCGCTCCAGCGAATGCTTCACGCGCTTGCGGGTGATCGCCACCAGCCCGAAGTCGTTAAACTGAAGCACCTTGGAGGGCGCGCGGTCGTTCTTGAGGGATTCCTCCAGCGCCTGCATTACCTTCTGCCGGTTCTTGCGCTCGTCCATGTCGATGAAGTCGATCACGATGATGCCGCCCAGGTCGCGCAGCCGGATTTGGCGCACGATTTCCTTGATCGCATCCACGTTCGTCTTCACGATGGTGTCTTCCAGGCGCGTGGTCTTGCCGACGTACTTGCCGGTGTTGACGTCAATCGCCACCAGCGCCTCCGTCTGGTTGATCACGATGTAGCCACCGCTCTTCAGCCACACCTTCGACTTCAGCGCCTTATTGATCTCCTCCTGAATACCGAACTGCTCGAACAGCGGCGTCTCCTTGGTGTACAGCCGGACACGCCGCACCAGGTTGGGCTGGAAGCGGTTAACGAAGCGCAGCACGCGCTCGTACTCCTGCTCGCTGTCCACCCACACGTGGGTGAAGTCCTCGGTGAGCTGGTCGCGGAGCGTGCGTTCCACCAGATTGAGGTCGTGATAGATCAGGGCCGGCGCGTTGCTTTCATCGGCCCGCGTCTTGATCTCGTTCCACAGGTTCTTGAGGAAGCGGATGTCGGCCCGCAGCTCGTCTTCGGCCACGTTTTCGGCCGCCGTGCGCACGATGAAGCCGCCGTGTCCGGGCATCTCACGCTCACCCATGACGATCCGCTTCAGCCGCTGCCGCTCGTCGTCGGAATCGATCTTGCGCGACACACCGATATGGTTCACCGTCGGCATGTACACCAGGAAGCGTCCCGGCAGCGCGATGTGGCTGGTGATGCGCGCACCCTTCTTGCCAATCGGCTCCTTGGCGATCTGCACCACGATCTCCTGGCCTTCCTTCAGCATGTCGGAGATCATCACCTGCTGACTCTGCATCGGCCGCGACTGGCGAAGGCGTCGGCCGCCGCGACGTCCGCGCCCGCGGCGCTCGAAGGGCGGCGGCGGCTGCGTGCGCTGCTGATATCCGGCGGTGCCAGTGGGACCACGCAACTCGGCGCGCCCGGCGCTCTCTTCTTCGCCTTCCGGCGCCTCGGCGGCTTCGTACTCGATTTCCTCGCCGCTCTCTTCGCCCTCGTCGCCGGCAATCGCCTCGCCCTCGGCTTCCGCTTCCTCGACCGCTTCCGTCAGCTCTTCGCCGAGCTCGGCGAGTCCGCCGTTGCGTTCCGCGTGAACCGGACGCGCGTCCAGCGTTTCTTCTTCCAGCTCTTCGTAGTCGCCGGCGTCTTCGAAGCGCTCGGCGACCGTGGGCAAGTCGGCATCTTCGTCTTCGATCTCCTCATGCTCGATTGTCTGCGACGAAGACGCCACGAAGGAATGATCCCCTTCCCCTTCCACGGACTCGTGCTGCGCTTGGTCGCGCGCCGCCTCGATCTCTTCTTCAACGACAGAAGGCGCGCCCTTGGCTGGTGTTTCGGTGTTGGTGGCTTCCTCGCCGACGAAAGCGGTGGCGACGTTCATCTGGTCAAGGCGGCGCTCGTCATCCGTGTGCTCGGTGCGTTGCTCCTCCGCCTGATGAATGGGAGCCTCGACGCATTCCTGTCGAGACGCCGGCGCTTCAACCGCCGGCGGCTCCTCTGTCTGGCGCCCATCGGCGGCCGACTCCACCTGCTCCACCTCAACCGGCGCTGCCTGTGCCACCTTCATCTGCGAATACTTGGAAATGGACTCACCCGGCAGCAGGATCGGCTGGAATCCCGGCGGCGGCCCGTATGACTGATCGCGGTCGCGGTCCCGCCCGCGCCCGCGGTCGAAGCCCCGCGGTGGCCGCTTTTCCCGCTCGAAACCGCGCTCCGGCCCGCCCGCCGCTTCTTCCTCCGCGGGCTGGGACGGCGCCGGCTGCGGTGGCGAAAACTTGGCAATCGATTCGCCCGGTAGCGCTTGTTGAGGCGGCACCGGCGACGCCTGCGAGAATTTGGAAATGGATTCGCCGGGCAGGACTATCGGCGGGTATCCCGGCGGCGGGTAGGATTGCTCGCGCTCTTCCCCGCGCGGCGCTTCTTCCTGCTCGCCGTGGGCAAACTTTGATTCCGGCAGGGCGCGGCCACGGCGTCCGCGACGGCGTCGTCCGCCGCGTCCGCGCCAACCGCGGCCTGCTTCCTCTTCCCCCGTGCCGGTAGCGGCTGGTTCGGCAGAGGCCGGCGGCACTTCCGGACCTTCAAACACGATCGGCGAGGGCGCCCGCTGCTGCGGTTCCGATTCCGGCTCGATCAGGTGTGGCTGGACCTGGCGGTCTTCGGCGGGCTGGCGGAATTCAGGTCGCTGCCCGCCAACCTTGACCGGTTCAAATTCGTCCTGCTCGTCTTCCATTTCGAAGAAATCGGAGACATAGAGGAACGCGTCGCGCTCCAATCCGATCTCCACGAAGGCGGACTGCATGCCCGGAAGCACGCGTGTGACGCGGCCTTTGTAGATGGATCCTGCCAGGGTGTATTCGTTGTCGCGTTCGAAATAGATTTCGGCGAGTTGGTCGTCCTCGCTCACCGCTACTTTGGTTTCGTGCGGCGTGAGCGAGACAAAGAGTTCTTTCGACATGCTGGCTCCGGCCCCGCTTGCGCGGGTCTGTCACCGGGCGAACTAGCGAGGGGCTGTGTTCGGAAGGAGCTTCGCGGTGCAGCTGTCAGGCAGGCCAGCGACGGTACCGCCGGAGCGGCACACAACATGCGCTTCTGCCTTACGGCTCTCACCGACGTCGGTGAGTCGGATTCGTTGCCAAGAGCTCGGAATCTTCTTGCACCTGTGGCGCACACCCTCACGGAGTTTGTGACCGCTCTCTCGGCCTGCGCTGCGGTTGACCCAACGCGCATCGCATCCGAAGGGGCCGTTACCCGCACCGTGGCGCTGGTATCAGCTTACCCGCACGGCCCCGGCGCGTCGTCGCAGCCGGTAAGCACAAAGCGGAACCTGCTGGGCTCAATCCTGTACCGGCCCCTCATTCGGCCGGTACGAGCCCCCGTTGACGAGGGGGCAAACGTATTTCAAAACTGTTTACGTTGGCGGCGTCTCCAAGACGCCGCCGAACGCGGAATTTACTGCTTCCGTTCAGTTCACGAACCGGCGCATGCGTATGTTCATTACGATGCCTAGCGCCAGGAACGTAAACAACACGGAGGAGCCGCCATAACTCATCAGCGGCAAAGGTATCCCCGTGACCGGCATAAAGCCGACCACCATGCCGACGTTAACCAGGATGTGGAACGTAAGCACTGCCACCACACCCATCACCACAAAGGTGCCCGACCGATCCGGTGCCGTTTGGGCGTTATGGATCAATCGCATCAGCACCATGAAGTATAGCAGCAGGAGGCCCAGCGCACCGACAAATCCGTGTTCTTCGGCCAGCGCGGCGAAGATAAAGTCGGTCTGCGGCACGGGCAGGAACGATCCTTGGATCTGCGTGCCGTGCCCCGTCCCCTTGCCCCAGATTCCGCCCGAACCCACCGCGATCAGGGATTGAATGACCTGGTACCCCGACCCGTGATAATCCGCTTCCGGCTGGGTGAAGCTGGTCAAACGCTCGCGCTGGTAGGGCTTCAGCACGTGCCATGCGACCGGCGCCATCAGCGCGGCTAGCAACAGCATCACCACGGCATGCTTCAACCGCAACCCGCCCAGGAACAGCGCCATCAGCGCGATCGGCATATACGTCAGGGTAGTGCCGAGGTCAGGTTGCGCCAGCACTAGCAGCATGGGAACACCCATCATCATGCCGACCTTGATGATATCGGCCACCGTACATTCCCGCTGGCGCGAGTCGGCAAAATACTTGGCGGCGGCGAGAATCAGGATGAGCTTGACCCACTCCGAGGGTTGAATGTGAATGCCGCCACCGATTTTGATCCACCGCCGCGCACCCAGGTACTTCTGCCCGAACAGCAGCACCGACATCAGGGAAACCACCGACAGCACGTACATCCAAGGCACCTGGTCCAGCAACACGTGGTAGTTGACGCGGCTGACCACGAACATCACCGCCACGCCGCCCAGCACCCAGTACACCTGCCGGATGTGCGCCCCGGCAAACTTGGTGCCTGCGGTCGCACTGTAGATCTCCACCACGCCGGCGGCGCAAATGACGAGCACGAATCCCAGCAGCACCCAGTCAAAATCGCCGAATGTAACGTAACGTTTCAAAGTTTCAGTTTCAGTTTCGGTTTCGGTTGCGGCTTACTGGCTATCCATAGTTGCGTACTACCGCCCGACCGCCATGCCCACCGGCGCTCTCGGGTTCTCCAGCTTGATCTTGAACCGCGCCGCGCGTAGCGCTTCTCCATGACCGTCCGCCTCCGGCTCGCCAAAGAACCCGGCCATTTCGAAGGAATCGCCGGCGCCCAGCGCCTTCTTCCCGCCGGCCGCAGAGGCGGCTTCCGGCCGCCGTCGGCGCAGCGTTATCTCCGCCAGCAGTGCGCGTCGGTCTGCGGCGATCACGCGCGGCGAGTTGATGGCCGCCATCACCGCCGCGGAGGCAAGCGGCGGATTCTCCATCCCCGGCGCAGCGGCGGCGCGATAAAGGTTCTGGTTGTTCTGGCGCGCACGCTGTTTTTCCACGTACGCCTTGATCACCTGCGAGGCCACGCGCGCCGCCAGATAGCCGTGCTCGCCTTCCTCCAGCAGCACCGCCACGATGATTTCGGGATTCCGCCGCGGCGTCACCCCGACAAACCAGCCGTTATCCCTCACTCTGTGCCCCAGCCGCTTAGCCAGGGCATTGCTCATGGTCTGCGCGCTGCCCGTCTTGCCGGCAAAATCAATTCCGTTCAGGTGTGCGCTGGGAGCGGTGCCGACTCCCGGCTCCACCACCTGCGCCATGGCGTCGGTGATGGTCTCCCAGTTCTGCGGGTCGATGGGCACCAGGGTCTCGCCCTGGATCTGGGACGCGTTCTGCACCCCGTATCTCGCCAGTTCGTCGGGAAAGGCGACATGCGGCTTCTGCAACTTGCCGTCCATGGTGACCGCTCCGACGGCGCGCGCCAACTGGATCGGCGTCACCGCCACCGCCCCCTGCCCGATTCCCACCGAGATCGTCTCGCCCGCGTACCACTTTTGCTTGAAGTTCTTGATCTTCCACTCTTCCGACGGCATCACGCCGCTGACCTCGTTGGGCAGGTCGATGCCCGTCTTTTGTCCCAAGCCCAGCATGTGCGCCCACTTGGCGATGCGATCGATGCCCAGCTTCTCCGCCAGGGTGTAGAAGAACACGTCGCAGGATTGGTAGATCGCCTTGGTAATGCCCACCACCCCGTGCGTGCGATGCTCCGCCACCACCCAGCACTTGAAGTAACGGCCGTAGAAATTGTGTCCACCGCCGCAATTCACCTGCAGGGTTTGCGCAATTCCCTCCTGCAATCCGGCGGTGGCCATGAGGATCTTAAATACCGAGCCCGGCGCCAGTTGCGCCTGGATCGCCTTGTTCATCAGCGGATGATCCTCATCGGTGGCCAGCCGGTTCCACTCCGCCTTCTTGATCCGCACCGCGAACGAGTTCGGATCGAACACCGGCCGGCTGGCCATCGCCAGGATCTCCCCGTTACGCGGGTCCATGGCCACCACAGCGCCGTTCCTGTCCGCCAGCGCCTGCTCGGCCGCGATCTGCAGGTCGATATCCACCGTCAGTTTGAGCGGCTTGCCCGGCGCCGCCGGCGTTTCGTCCAAGCGCCCGACTTCTTTGCCGCGGTTGTTCACCAGCGCCCGTCGGAAGCCGTTTTTGCCCATCAATATGTCGTTATACGATAGTTCTACACCCGACTTCCCGACCACGTCGCCCGGGTTGTAAAACTCCCACTGCGGCGAGTTGAGCATGTCTTCGCTCACCTCGCCTACGTACCCGATCAAGTGCGCCATGAATCCGCCCTTCGGGTACAGCCGCCGGTGCGCCACGATCGTCTCCAGCTCCGGCAGCTCGTTGCGGTGCGATTCGATGAACGCCAGCTCGTCCGGCGTGATGTCGTCCTTCAGGAAGATGGGCTGGTACTGCGGCGTGAAGGCGAACTTCTTCACCCGGTCGCGCACCTCGTCCGGGTCCATATGCAGGCCGGCTGCGATGGCATTGACGTCGTTCAGGATATTGCGGCTGGCGTCGCGCAGCAGCAGCGCCGAAAACGACGGGTAGTTGTCAACGATGATCCGGCCTTCGCGGTCCAGGATCTTGCCCCGCGGCGCCAGGATGGGAACGTTGCGGACGCGATTCTTCTCTGCCAGCTGGACATAGTAATCGCTGCCTACCACCTGCAGCCGCCACAGGCCGAAGACAAGAATCAGAAAGATTCCCAGGATGCCGTATTGCACCCCTGTGAGCCGCAGTTGCGGTACTTTGTCGTCGCGCCCTAACGGCATGATCCTCCGCGCCGCTCTGCATCGTCAGCCACTGCCTGCCTGTAGATGCGCTTTCGCGACGGTTTCCGGATACCTTACAGTTTAGCAGCGTTCGCCGTGACCTATGCACATAGATGAAACTGCTCTTGGAACTGAAACTGCTTTACGCCCCCTGCCGCAACCTGTCCAGCAGCTTGTACAGCACCAACCCCAACAGCGCGTTGGCGACGCCGGCAATCGCCTGGTGTCCCCAGCGCCAATACAGGAGCTCGCCCGCCAATCCGCGCGCCACCGCAAAATAAATCACCTGGTGCAAGAGGTAAAAGCCGAAAGTCATCAGCAGCCGCGTCGCGGGATTGTCCACGTCGATCTTCACCCCCAGCGAGGACGCGCCGTACCCCACCACGGTTTTCGCGATCCCGTACAGCCCGATCGGCTGGTGCGTGAGGCTGTCCTGGATCAGTCCGATCACGCTGCCGGTCAACAGTCCGCTGATGGGGTTCCGCCGCCCCACGCCAAAGTAAATCGTGACCAGCAGCGGCAGGTCGAAAATCGCCACTACCGGCAGATGCAGCGGCAGAAACGACTGCAGCAGCAGCGCCGCCAGCGGCACGCCCACCGCCACCGGCACGGCGAAGCGGTAAACCTCAAACCGCTCGCGAGAAAGGGTCGGGGCAGCCACTACCGGGGGGTGTCCTTCGCTGGGGGTTCCGGCTTCACCGGATCGGGAACCGATTTGGCGGTGGCGGCGTTTTTCTCGGCGGCGGTTGCGATCGTCTTTTTCTTTTCCACCGCCGTCAGTTCACCAGATTCAGGTGGCGGCGCCGGCTTAGCTACCGGTTCGGCATTCGGCTTCGCCTGCGGCATCGCGCCCGCTGGCTTGCTTGCTTGCGGTGTTTTTGCCGGCGCGTCCGGTTTCGGCGGTGGGACCGACGGCAGCCGCTGCGCCAGGACGTCAACCGCGCGCACCGGCCCGTTCTGGTCGTTGGGCTCGGGCCCCTTCTCCACAATCTTGGTGATGACCAGCACCTCTTCCAGCCGGTTGAGCTGGGCTGTTGGCTTTACTTCCACGTTGAGAAAGGTGCCCGCCGGTTTGATCCGCGCCACCGTTCCCACCGCCAGCCCCTTGGGATAAACCCGGTCGCCGCCGCTGGTGAGGACGCGCTCGCCCCGCTCGATGGTTTCGTCGGCCATGATGTTGGCCAGAAACGTCTCGCCCGACGGCGAACCCTTCAGGATTCCCTGCAGCCGCGATTTTTCCAGGATCACGCCCGCCCCGCTGGACGGGTCGTTGATCTCCAGCACCAGCGACGATGTCGGGTACACCCGCAGCACCTTGCCCACGATGCCGTCCGAAGTGATCACCGGCATGTCCGGCTTGATGCCGTCGCGCGATCCCTTGTCGATGTAAACGCCGCGCGAGAACTCGCTGCCGGTGGTGCTGATCACCTGCGCCGCCATGGTCTGCGAGATGAATTGCTCTTTGAACCCGAGCAGCGTTTGCAGCCGCCGTGCCTGGCTGGCGTCCTGGGCCAAGCGCACCTGCTCCAGCCGCATGCGCCCTATCTCGTCGCGCAGCTTTTCGTTCTGCACCCGCACGGTGCGCAGATAAACGTAGTTGTGCCAGGTATCCGCGAACCACGCGCTGCTGTGGACCACGCCTTTGGCGAAGGGAGTGATAGCCGAAACGGCCCAGATGCGGATCAGGCGTGACGTGCCGCGGTCGGTCCCTTGCTTGACCTGCACCGCCAGGCCGAGTATCTGGGCAAACAATACCACCGCCAAAACTGTCAGGTTCCGGTGGCGGCTGATGATGTTTTCCACTGCAAACCAGTAGTTAGTACTTAGGAGCTAGTAGTTGGTAGTTCGCAACCGTCACCGGGCAAATCGCCAGCCGCTGGCGAGCATAACTTGCGTTCCTCCGCGCAAATCCGCGGCAGAGCTTGTTGCTAAAGTGTTCCTCTGTTTCCTCTGCGGCTAAACCTACTCCAAAGAGATTTTCCGCAGCAGCTTGAAGTCGCTGAGCATCTTGCCCGTGCCCAGCACCACGCTGCACAGCGGGTCGTCGGCGATGGAGACCGGCAGCCCGGTTTCTTCGCGGATGCGCTTGTCCAAATTCTTCAGCAGCGCGCCGCCTCCGGTCAGCACGATGCCGCGATCGCTGATGTCGGCACTCAACTCCGGCGGTGTCCGTTCCAGCGCCACGCGGATGGCGTTCATGATCGTCGCCACGCACTCGCTCAGCGCCTCGCGAATCTCGCTGTCGTCCACGGTGATGGTTTTGGGCACACCCTCGATTAGGTTGCGTCCTTTGATCTCCATGGTCAGCGGCTTGTCCAGCGGATACGAGCTGCCGATTTCGATCTTGATCTGCTCCGCCGTGCGCTCCCCGATCAGCAGGTTGTACTTCCGCTTCAGGAAGTTCATGATCGCTTCGTCCATCTGATTGCCCGCCATGCGGACGGAGCGCGAGTACACGATGCCGCTCAGCGAGATTACGGCGATGTCGGTGGTGCCGCCGCCGATGTCCACAATCATGTTGCCGCTGGGCTCGGTGATCGGCAGCCCGGCGCCGATCGCGGCCACCATCGCCTGCTCCACTAAGTGCACCTCGCTGGCCTTGGCGCGGTAGGCCGAATCCATGACGGCGCGCTTTTCCACTTGCGTAATTTCGCTGGGCACGCCGATCACGATCCGCGGATGCACCAGCATCTTGCGGTTGTGCGCCTTCTGGATGAAGTAATTCAGCATCTTCTCGGTGACCTTGAAGTCCGCGATGACGCCGTCCTTCATCGGCTTGATGGCGACTATGTTTCCCGGCGTGCGGCCCAGCATCTCTTTGGCTTCCTTGCCCACTGCCTCCACTTCCCCGGTGTTCTTGTTGATGGCAACAATGGACGGCTCGTTAACCACGATGCCCTTGCCGCGCGCGTACACCAGCGTGTTCGCCGTGCCCAAGTCGATCGCCAGGTCGCTGGAAAACATGCTGAACAGCGACCGCAGGTTGTGGAAGTGTGAGGTCGGATGGAAACCGTTCGATGACATACGTCGCTCTCTACCTATGCCGCCGGCTGACAGCCCGTTTCACCGCCGGCTAACTGCCTTGATTCTATTCGATGTGCTGCGACTTAGGTGGAACTAAAGTCGCAGCCCTCCAGTGATTTGCCGTGTTCGCCGAGGGCACCCCGATAACTGGCCCCCTGGCATTCGCCCGCGACTGGCGCTGTTCGGGTGACGGGTTGCGAAAAACGGGAGCGCGGCAGTCGACTGCTCTGGCGGTTACTGGATAACCACCTTCTGCTGCCTCGTCTTGACGCCGCCCTTGGCGTTCTGCGCGGTGACGGTGATGACATTTTCGCCATTCGGCAGCGGCGGCGTAAAGAACTGGAACGACCCGTCGTTCGCGATGTACGGGACTTCCGAACCGTTGATGATGACGCGGGC encodes the following:
- a CDS encoding Rne/Rng family ribonuclease, which codes for MSKELFVSLTPHETKVAVSEDDQLAEIYFERDNEYTLAGSIYKGRVTRVLPGMQSAFVEIGLERDAFLYVSDFFEMEDEQDEFEPVKVGGQRPEFRQPAEDRQVQPHLIEPESEPQQRAPSPIVFEGPEVPPASAEPAATGTGEEEAGRGWRGRGGRRRRGRRGRALPESKFAHGEQEEAPRGEEREQSYPPPGYPPIVLPGESISKFSQASPVPPQQALPGESIAKFSPPQPAPSQPAEEEAAGGPERGFEREKRPPRGFDRGRGRDRDRDQSYGPPPGFQPILLPGESISKYSQMKVAQAAPVEVEQVESAADGRQTEEPPAVEAPASRQECVEAPIHQAEEQRTEHTDDERRLDQMNVATAFVGEEATNTETPAKGAPSVVEEEIEAARDQAQHESVEGEGDHSFVASSSQTIEHEEIEDEDADLPTVAERFEDAGDYEELEEETLDARPVHAERNGGLAELGEELTEAVEEAEAEGEAIAGDEGEESGEEIEYEAAEAPEGEEESAGRAELRGPTGTAGYQQRTQPPPPFERRGRGRRGGRRLRQSRPMQSQQVMISDMLKEGQEIVVQIAKEPIGKKGARITSHIALPGRFLVYMPTVNHIGVSRKIDSDDERQRLKRIVMGEREMPGHGGFIVRTAAENVAEDELRADIRFLKNLWNEIKTRADESNAPALIYHDLNLVERTLRDQLTEDFTHVWVDSEQEYERVLRFVNRFQPNLVRRVRLYTKETPLFEQFGIQEEINKALKSKVWLKSGGYIVINQTEALVAIDVNTGKYVGKTTRLEDTIVKTNVDAIKEIVRQIRLRDLGGIIVIDFIDMDERKNRQKVMQALEESLKNDRAPSKVLQFNDFGLVAITRKRVKHSLERTLGTPCPYCTGTGLVKSVETVCNEIYTEMKKMWKHLDGQEVLLRVNPEVAKELKANNARWLNDLEELAGKSIIIKPDATLHQEQFDM
- the rodA gene encoding rod shape-determining protein RodA — translated: MKRYVTFGDFDWVLLGFVLVICAAGVVEIYSATAGTKFAGAHIRQVYWVLGGVAVMFVVSRVNYHVLLDQVPWMYVLSVVSLMSVLLFGQKYLGARRWIKIGGGIHIQPSEWVKLILILAAAKYFADSRQRECTVADIIKVGMMMGVPMLLVLAQPDLGTTLTYMPIALMALFLGGLRLKHAVVMLLLAALMAPVAWHVLKPYQRERLTSFTQPEADYHGSGYQVIQSLIAVGSGGIWGKGTGHGTQIQGSFLPVPQTDFIFAALAEEHGFVGALGLLLLYFMVLMRLIHNAQTAPDRSGTFVVMGVVAVLTFHILVNVGMVVGFMPVTGIPLPLMSYGGSSVLFTFLALGIVMNIRMRRFVN
- the mrdA gene encoding penicillin-binding protein 2 encodes the protein MPLGRDDKVPQLRLTGVQYGILGIFLILVFGLWRLQVVGSDYYVQLAEKNRVRNVPILAPRGKILDREGRIIVDNYPSFSALLLRDASRNILNDVNAIAAGLHMDPDEVRDRVKKFAFTPQYQPIFLKDDITPDELAFIESHRNELPELETIVAHRRLYPKGGFMAHLIGYVGEVSEDMLNSPQWEFYNPGDVVGKSGVELSYNDILMGKNGFRRALVNNRGKEVGRLDETPAAPGKPLKLTVDIDLQIAAEQALADRNGAVVAMDPRNGEILAMASRPVFDPNSFAVRIKKAEWNRLATDEDHPLMNKAIQAQLAPGSVFKILMATAGLQEGIAQTLQVNCGGGHNFYGRYFKCWVVAEHRTHGVVGITKAIYQSCDVFFYTLAEKLGIDRIAKWAHMLGLGQKTGIDLPNEVSGVMPSEEWKIKNFKQKWYAGETISVGIGQGAVAVTPIQLARAVGAVTMDGKLQKPHVAFPDELARYGVQNASQIQGETLVPIDPQNWETITDAMAQVVEPGVGTAPSAHLNGIDFAGKTGSAQTMSNALAKRLGHRVRDNGWFVGVTPRRNPEIIVAVLLEEGEHGYLAARVASQVIKAYVEKQRARQNNQNLYRAAAAPGMENPPLASAAVMAAINSPRVIAADRRALLAEITLRRRRPEAASAAGGKKALGAGDSFEMAGFFGEPEADGHGEALRAARFKIKLENPRAPVGMAVGR
- the mreD gene encoding rod shape-determining protein MreD, coding for MAAPTLSRERFEVYRFAVPVAVGVPLAALLLQSFLPLHLPVVAIFDLPLLVTIYFGVGRRNPISGLLTGSVIGLIQDSLTHQPIGLYGIAKTVVGYGASSLGVKIDVDNPATRLLMTFGFYLLHQVIYFAVARGLAGELLYWRWGHQAIAGVANALLGLVLYKLLDRLRQGA
- the mreC gene encoding rod shape-determining protein MreC, which translates into the protein MAVVLFAQILGLAVQVKQGTDRGTSRLIRIWAVSAITPFAKGVVHSSAWFADTWHNYVYLRTVRVQNEKLRDEIGRMRLEQVRLAQDASQARRLQTLLGFKEQFISQTMAAQVISTTGSEFSRGVYIDKGSRDGIKPDMPVITSDGIVGKVLRVYPTSSLVLEINDPSSGAGVILEKSRLQGILKGSPSGETFLANIMADETIERGERVLTSGGDRVYPKGLAVGTVARIKPAGTFLNVEVKPTAQLNRLEEVLVITKIVEKGPEPNDQNGPVRAVDVLAQRLPSVPPPKPDAPAKTPQASKPAGAMPQAKPNAEPVAKPAPPPESGELTAVEKKKTIATAAEKNAATAKSVPDPVKPEPPAKDTPR
- a CDS encoding rod shape-determining protein, producing the protein MFSSDLAIDLGTANTLVYARGKGIVVNEPSIVAINKNTGEVEAVGKEAKEMLGRTPGNIVAIKPMKDGVIADFKVTEKMLNYFIQKAHNRKMLVHPRIVIGVPSEITQVEKRAVMDSAYRAKASEVHLVEQAMVAAIGAGLPITEPSGNMIVDIGGGTTDIAVISLSGIVYSRSVRMAGNQMDEAIMNFLKRKYNLLIGERTAEQIKIEIGSSYPLDKPLTMEIKGRNLIEGVPKTITVDDSEIREALSECVATIMNAIRVALERTPPELSADISDRGIVLTGGGALLKNLDKRIREETGLPVSIADDPLCSVVLGTGKMLSDFKLLRKISLE